From Paenibacillus sp. V4I7, one genomic window encodes:
- the murQ gene encoding N-acetylmuramic acid 6-phosphate etherase: MDEYLSRLTTEEINEKTLIMDECTTEQMLRLMNEQDAEVPAAVGAEIPQIMKAVDILHHVLKNGGRMFYVGAGSSGRLGVLDASECPPTFGIDPMLVQGHIAGGDGALRIAVEGFEDNAEEGIALIERCGVTDKDAVIGITASGSAQFVIASLKRAKEIGAATIGVVNNKNSKLEPVCDVCIAPVVGPEAIMGSTRLKAGTAQKLVLNMLTTCTMVKLGKTYNNLMVDMKASNIKLYDRSVRIIRAATGVDEKSAIAHLESASMNCKLAIMMIKTGLDAAEAERALNQCDGRLKTAIRTFSKVV; the protein is encoded by the coding sequence ATGGATGAGTATCTGTCGAGGTTGACTACGGAAGAGATTAACGAGAAAACACTGATTATGGATGAATGTACAACGGAACAAATGCTGCGTTTAATGAATGAGCAGGATGCTGAAGTTCCCGCTGCAGTGGGAGCAGAAATACCGCAAATTATGAAAGCGGTTGATATTTTACATCATGTTCTTAAAAACGGTGGCAGAATGTTCTACGTAGGGGCTGGATCTTCTGGCAGACTCGGTGTGCTCGACGCTTCTGAATGTCCTCCTACTTTTGGTATTGACCCCATGCTGGTGCAAGGTCATATCGCCGGCGGCGATGGGGCGCTAAGAATTGCAGTTGAAGGTTTTGAGGACAACGCGGAGGAGGGGATCGCACTCATAGAACGGTGCGGTGTGACAGATAAGGATGCCGTTATCGGAATTACGGCCAGTGGAAGCGCACAATTCGTCATTGCCAGTTTGAAAAGAGCAAAGGAAATTGGTGCAGCAACGATCGGCGTAGTGAATAACAAAAATTCGAAACTAGAGCCTGTCTGTGATGTATGTATTGCGCCAGTGGTTGGGCCGGAAGCGATAATGGGATCTACCCGATTGAAAGCGGGGACAGCACAGAAGCTGGTTCTTAACATGCTGACGACCTGTACGATGGTGAAGCTTGGAAAGACGTATAACAACCTTATGGTAGACATGAAGGCAAGCAATATCAAATTGTATGATCGTTCTGTTCGTATCATTAGAGCAGCAACAGGGGTAGATGAAAAGAGCGCTATTGCCCATCTGGAAAGCGCTTCCATGAATTGCAAATTAGCGATTATGATGATAAAAACCGGTTTGGATGCAGCGGAGGCAGAACGAGCATTGAATCAATGTGACGGCCGTTTGAAAACAGCCATACGTACTTTTAGCAAAGTTGTTTGA
- a CDS encoding DUF1343 domain-containing protein, which produces MIRNGIDCIGQYTHLFKGKRLGLITAPTGLNNDFVSTIQILHENFNLTALFSPEHGVRGDQAAGALVETYLDPITQVPVYSLYRKDSKRMSQEMLDEVDMVVYDIQDVGTRYYTFIYTMLYALEDCAKAGKPFVILDRINPLDGVTVEGNILKQDYQSFVGNYPLCVRYGLTVGEVATMANDQMNWHCDLHVIRAQGWERKMQFTDTGRHWVMPSLGIPRFDTALLYPGTCIFEGTNMSEGRGTTVPFEIVGAPFIDAQQLADEMNRKNLPGVIFRPVYFKPTFSKFQGESCSGVQLHILDTRSIRPLETAITLMYTIKRNYEQFSFLPPFKEGSRPFIDLLCGDKVYREDPLDVSVLLEQFRDESREFAQMKQQYHLY; this is translated from the coding sequence ATGATCAGAAACGGTATCGATTGCATTGGGCAGTACACTCATCTATTTAAAGGGAAACGTTTGGGACTCATTACAGCACCTACCGGCTTAAACAATGACTTCGTATCCACGATTCAAATTTTGCATGAGAATTTCAATCTGACAGCTCTGTTTTCACCGGAACACGGTGTGCGTGGAGATCAAGCAGCAGGTGCCTTGGTAGAAACGTATCTGGACCCGATCACACAGGTGCCGGTATATAGCTTGTACCGTAAGGATTCCAAGCGCATGAGTCAGGAAATGCTGGATGAGGTAGATATGGTCGTCTATGATATTCAGGACGTGGGTACACGATACTACACTTTTATTTATACGATGCTATATGCGCTGGAAGATTGTGCGAAAGCAGGCAAGCCATTTGTCATTTTGGACCGGATCAACCCGCTGGATGGGGTGACGGTAGAAGGTAACATTTTAAAGCAGGATTATCAATCTTTTGTTGGTAATTATCCACTTTGTGTGCGTTACGGTCTGACTGTCGGTGAGGTGGCCACCATGGCTAACGATCAGATGAACTGGCATTGTGATCTGCATGTGATACGTGCCCAGGGGTGGGAGCGGAAGATGCAGTTCACTGATACCGGTCGACACTGGGTGATGCCCTCTTTGGGGATTCCTCGGTTTGACACGGCATTACTGTATCCCGGCACTTGTATATTTGAAGGCACCAACATGTCTGAAGGAAGAGGAACCACAGTTCCTTTTGAAATTGTAGGAGCTCCGTTCATCGACGCTCAACAACTGGCGGATGAGATGAACAGAAAGAATTTGCCTGGGGTCATTTTTCGTCCGGTCTATTTTAAACCGACCTTTTCCAAATTTCAGGGAGAGTCATGCAGCGGCGTTCAGCTTCATATACTGGATACCCGATCGATTCGTCCTTTGGAGACAGCTATCACACTGATGTATACCATTAAGCGTAACTATGAGCAATTTTCTTTCCTGCCACCTTTTAAAGAGGGATCCAGGCCTTTTATTGATTTATTGTGCGGGGATAAGGTGTACCGTGAAGATCCATTAGATGTTTCGGTGTTGTTGGAGCAATTTCGGGACGAAAGTCGGGAATTCGCACAGATGAAACAGCAGTATCATCTCTATTAA
- a CDS encoding carbohydrate ABC transporter permease, with protein sequence MALYSNHAGKPRVKTIRNSIIFIFLLLFALATIFPIYFMVISSFADPVEAGAVSYSILPSKFTFASFKFFFDYSEYSYRWILNSLIVATTVMVSNVIFASMAGYAFSKLRFKGRGVLFAVLLVSMMIPYQVTQVPLYILVVNVFELQNTYSALIMPGIVTVYNIFLAKQFMSSIPNEIMESAKIEGCSQFTIYWRIILPLSKTVLAVMAILTFMDSWNTFFWPLLVTNTMDMQTIQVGLKNFRFANTTFIAPMMAGATISALPMFILFFSLQKYFLEGVTVGAVKG encoded by the coding sequence ATGGCTTTATACAGCAATCATGCAGGAAAACCTAGAGTAAAAACCATTCGAAATTCAATCATTTTTATATTCCTTCTACTTTTTGCTTTGGCGACGATATTTCCGATTTATTTCATGGTCATTTCATCCTTTGCTGATCCGGTTGAGGCCGGAGCGGTGAGCTATTCCATTTTACCTAGCAAATTTACATTCGCTTCCTTTAAATTTTTCTTTGATTACAGTGAGTATTCGTATCGTTGGATTTTGAACTCACTGATCGTCGCGACCACCGTGATGGTGTCCAATGTTATTTTTGCGAGCATGGCTGGTTATGCATTTTCTAAACTTCGTTTTAAAGGGAGAGGCGTGCTGTTTGCCGTACTGCTTGTCTCCATGATGATTCCTTACCAAGTTACGCAAGTACCTTTGTATATTCTGGTTGTTAACGTGTTCGAGCTGCAAAATACGTACAGCGCGTTAATTATGCCGGGTATTGTTACTGTATATAATATTTTTCTGGCTAAACAGTTTATGAGCAGCATCCCGAATGAGATTATGGAAAGCGCCAAGATCGAAGGGTGCAGTCAGTTCACGATCTATTGGAGAATCATTCTGCCTTTGTCCAAAACCGTGCTTGCCGTCATGGCGATTCTAACGTTTATGGACAGCTGGAACACATTCTTCTGGCCGCTTCTTGTCACCAATACGATGGATATGCAGACGATTCAAGTGGGATTGAAAAACTTCCGCTTCGCCAATACGACGTTTATCGCGCCGATGATGGCGGGTGCTACGATCTCTGCACTGCCGATGTTTATTCTTTTCTTCAGCTTGCAAAAGTACTTCTTAGAAGGTGTAACGGTTGGAGCGGTGAAGGGCTAG
- a CDS encoding helix-turn-helix domain-containing protein — MLSISKVHKFRFALFWRLFTTYFIVILMPVIVASLMAHVLVVRTIEKDAEKLNDVIISHFSKQTDTALDSLKTNMINMLSSSNLTSLLRTVDDSRENQQRAEQLYFLREQLMKLQSDKLVSKVFLYFVNHDLVVDVDIYTDKGYYFDFTYPLDEKQRKAYLSHFTGKKMMDFTDPSTIGMSALMSYPFNSVKPDVYLVVDFAEDKVKEQISIPEKWVTGTAIASSQGLIMNQVGLTEKEAKAVLEHTRANSKGSQFLITSEVAMSFVKSSFDDSWYYVSIADLRTLMKPAYITRVISWAFLVFFLVVGSFVSYYLSRRVYRPIKEITEENKELSQRVSGMFPVLQELFVTKILLGEYRDALSIEYYAKEIEFTYNKNAMRTVLCIAFHYNSPAYERLSETSKSFLFMELKERIVKSSPSLVWLCQTKPDVMACVVLHDPFLHFGAEEAANIVGLLLEPYSEYFKATIGIGKTVNATEELHESYKLALSVLQNRGLDSDVEICRGPNVGDRTQWESFLSVQDVNRIFNQFKTREYDKLLQSAFDMLEVGIRKNATAIQVKYLCTDVLNTWIRAVETEHNDFNVPFFSDLFERLNRCMTWDELKVCFQDIHSVLFRTEEPDQRAKQFSEILHYIHEHYNEELSIEYFAGLLNMSNGHFSRTFKEEVGEKYVEYIAKYRLMKAKQFLLETDMKIDDIAEKVGYWGRNSFIRTFRKYEGITPAKYRTINH, encoded by the coding sequence GTGTTGAGCATTTCTAAGGTACATAAGTTCCGATTCGCCCTTTTTTGGCGGCTTTTTACCACCTATTTCATCGTTATCCTCATGCCGGTTATTGTTGCCAGTTTGATGGCACATGTTCTGGTGGTCCGTACGATCGAGAAGGATGCAGAGAAGCTCAACGATGTCATCATAAGCCATTTTTCCAAGCAAACGGACACCGCATTAGATTCGCTCAAGACAAATATGATTAACATGCTCAGCTCTTCCAATTTAACGAGTCTGCTCCGTACTGTGGACGATTCGCGTGAAAACCAACAGCGTGCGGAGCAGCTTTATTTTCTCAGAGAGCAGTTGATGAAGCTTCAATCCGATAAATTGGTTTCAAAGGTATTCTTATATTTTGTGAATCACGATCTGGTTGTCGATGTCGATATTTATACGGACAAAGGGTATTACTTTGATTTCACATATCCGCTTGACGAGAAGCAAAGAAAGGCGTACCTGTCCCATTTTACAGGCAAAAAAATGATGGACTTTACCGATCCGAGTACAATCGGCATGTCCGCCTTAATGAGCTATCCGTTTAACAGCGTTAAGCCCGATGTGTATTTGGTTGTCGATTTCGCTGAGGACAAGGTCAAAGAGCAGATCAGTATTCCGGAAAAATGGGTGACAGGAACGGCAATTGCGAGCAGCCAAGGTCTCATCATGAATCAGGTTGGTTTGACAGAGAAGGAAGCGAAGGCGGTGCTGGAACATACACGCGCAAATTCCAAGGGGTCTCAATTTCTCATTACGAGCGAAGTCGCAATGTCATTTGTGAAATCTAGCTTCGACGATTCGTGGTATTACGTGAGCATCGCGGATCTGCGTACCCTGATGAAGCCAGCGTACATCACACGGGTGATTAGTTGGGCGTTTCTCGTCTTTTTCCTCGTGGTGGGCAGCTTCGTGTCCTACTATTTAAGCCGTCGCGTCTATCGTCCGATAAAGGAAATTACGGAAGAAAATAAAGAGCTGTCCCAAAGGGTGAGTGGGATGTTCCCCGTCCTGCAGGAGCTTTTCGTAACCAAGATTCTGCTGGGCGAATATCGGGACGCACTGTCCATTGAATATTATGCGAAGGAAATCGAGTTTACGTATAACAAGAACGCGATGCGCACGGTTCTCTGCATTGCGTTTCACTACAATTCGCCCGCCTATGAACGGCTGTCTGAGACGTCGAAGTCTTTCTTATTCATGGAACTCAAAGAACGCATAGTCAAATCGTCGCCATCGCTGGTCTGGCTCTGCCAAACGAAGCCGGATGTGATGGCGTGTGTGGTGCTGCATGACCCGTTTCTGCACTTCGGAGCCGAGGAGGCCGCGAACATTGTCGGTCTCTTGCTGGAACCGTACAGCGAATACTTTAAAGCGACGATTGGAATCGGGAAGACGGTGAACGCTACCGAGGAGCTGCATGAGTCGTATAAGCTCGCGTTGTCCGTGCTGCAGAATCGCGGACTTGATTCCGACGTGGAGATATGTCGTGGACCGAATGTAGGGGATCGAACGCAGTGGGAAAGCTTCTTATCCGTTCAAGATGTCAACCGTATCTTCAACCAATTCAAGACGCGGGAGTATGATAAGCTGCTGCAATCTGCGTTCGATATGCTCGAAGTGGGAATACGCAAGAATGCCACTGCCATCCAGGTTAAATATTTATGTACCGACGTTCTCAATACATGGATCCGCGCAGTAGAAACCGAGCATAACGATTTTAACGTACCGTTCTTTTCAGATCTGTTCGAGCGGCTCAATCGTTGTATGACGTGGGATGAACTGAAAGTCTGTTTCCAGGACATTCACAGTGTCTTATTTCGGACTGAGGAGCCTGATCAGCGTGCAAAGCAGTTTTCAGAGATTTTGCACTATATTCATGAGCATTATAATGAGGAGCTTTCGATCGAATATTTCGCCGGGCTCTTGAACATGTCGAACGGCCACTTCAGCCGTACCTTCAAAGAAGAAGTTGGAGAGAAGTATGTGGAGTATATTGCGAAATACCGGCTGATGAAGGCGAAGCAATTTTTGCTGGAAACGGACATGAAAATCGATGACAT
- a CDS encoding carbohydrate ABC transporter permease: MATNIAKPIKRKGIKGEGAPGYAFIAVALVVFAMFTAYPVVSAFIISLQEYKPLGSTYVGFDNYVSTVKDALFWQAMRNTVVYTLLTVPVNLLLSMVIAIMILPLRKKTQGFFKGVYYLPVVASGVALSVVWLWIFDPMEGGILNQFIHFFGITNQNWLGSSKTAMFSLVLMSWLSSHGTSIIIYLAGLLGIDDTYYEAAEMDGANFFQKLWHIVVPSLKPATLFLLVTGVIGSFQVFQNAYLMTGGGPNNATTMVGLLIFNNAFTYFEFGKAAAQSLILAVIIAGISVIQFKYAGKDVEY; this comes from the coding sequence ATGGCAACGAATATCGCTAAACCGATAAAAAGAAAAGGAATCAAAGGAGAAGGTGCCCCAGGATATGCATTCATTGCCGTCGCTTTAGTTGTTTTTGCGATGTTCACGGCGTATCCGGTCGTAAGTGCATTTATCATTAGTCTCCAAGAATATAAACCTCTTGGTTCCACGTATGTTGGGTTCGACAATTATGTCTCTACGGTGAAGGATGCTTTATTTTGGCAAGCAATGCGCAATACCGTCGTCTATACGCTTTTGACAGTACCTGTCAACTTGTTATTGTCCATGGTGATTGCGATTATGATTCTGCCGCTTAGGAAAAAAACGCAGGGCTTTTTCAAAGGAGTCTATTACTTACCTGTTGTTGCTTCAGGTGTTGCTTTATCCGTCGTATGGCTTTGGATCTTCGATCCAATGGAAGGCGGAATTTTAAATCAGTTCATTCATTTCTTTGGCATTACCAATCAGAACTGGCTCGGCTCAAGCAAAACGGCGATGTTTTCATTGGTTCTGATGTCCTGGTTGTCCAGTCATGGCACAAGCATTATCATCTACCTGGCCGGTCTACTCGGCATTGATGATACGTATTACGAGGCAGCTGAAATGGACGGAGCGAACTTTTTTCAAAAGCTGTGGCACATCGTTGTTCCTTCTTTGAAACCAGCTACGTTATTTCTTTTGGTGACGGGTGTTATCGGTTCTTTCCAAGTGTTCCAGAACGCTTACTTGATGACTGGCGGCGGTCCGAACAATGCCACTACGATGGTTGGTCTACTGATTTTCAATAATGCATTTACTTATTTTGAATTCGGTAAAGCTGCGGCGCAATCGCTGATTCTAGCTGTTATTATCGCGGGAATTTCGGTTATACAGTTCAAATATGCAGGAAAAGACGTCGAGTATTAA
- a CDS encoding PIG-L deacetylase family protein — protein MSEQKLTILAIGGHVGDAELTAGGVLASHSLKGDRIATLALTAGERGVPAGQDMAEYRVQKVNEAKTFAEMLGGEAFVFDDIPDGELQDNQEMRFRVCDIIRQVRPNVIITHWKNSMHKDHMTTHRIVNDARYFAALPTFERELPAHFAQRLYYAENWEDAVDYRPYVYVDYDQEAFDLWVKAVSTHWFVIGSKSFKYLEYYKHLMRVRGLEARKEYAQTFMIPEENMRVIKTEL, from the coding sequence ATGAGCGAGCAAAAGTTAACGATTCTAGCCATCGGTGGCCATGTTGGTGACGCCGAATTAACGGCAGGGGGGGTACTTGCAAGTCACTCTTTGAAGGGGGACCGCATTGCAACCCTGGCGTTGACAGCAGGCGAACGCGGCGTCCCGGCAGGACAAGATATGGCTGAATATCGTGTGCAGAAAGTGAATGAGGCGAAAACCTTTGCCGAGATGCTGGGCGGGGAAGCGTTCGTATTCGACGATATTCCTGACGGCGAGCTGCAGGATAACCAAGAAATGCGTTTTCGCGTATGCGATATTATTCGTCAAGTTCGTCCCAACGTCATTATTACGCATTGGAAGAACAGCATGCACAAGGATCATATGACAACGCACCGCATCGTCAATGATGCCCGCTATTTTGCCGCCTTGCCGACGTTTGAGCGGGAGCTTCCAGCACATTTTGCACAGAGGTTGTATTATGCCGAGAACTGGGAGGACGCCGTCGACTATCGTCCGTATGTGTATGTCGACTACGATCAAGAAGCATTCGATCTATGGGTGAAGGCTGTTTCCACGCATTGGTTCGTAATCGGCAGCAAGTCGTTCAAGTATTTGGAATACTACAAACATTTGATGAGAGTCCGAGGCCTTGAAGCCAGAAAAGAATATGCACAAACCTTCATGATTCCAGAAGAAAATATGCGTGTTATCAAAACTGAATTATAA
- a CDS encoding MurR/RpiR family transcriptional regulator: MSINDNILIKIRDMKDSLTPVEKLVAEYILENLEEIPHLSIKNLAGLTKTSDASVLRFCKTMGYKGYRNFIVSISASIGSMDDDEKNQYTDIQPGDDLSVIISNISRNNSKSIEDTLSVIDKNEIARAVKVLRESNRIAFFGIGASGLVGIDAEQKFSRINKMCHTYTDGHSQLTAATLLDKSDVAIFISNSGSTTEILDSLEIAKKNGACIIAITKYNKSELADKANIVLSISTPEVTIRSGAMGSRIAMLTVIDILFAGVASAEYKKVKKYLAKTHDIIASSKHRK, from the coding sequence ATGTCAATTAATGATAATATTTTAATAAAGATTCGTGATATGAAAGACAGCCTAACTCCTGTTGAGAAGTTGGTAGCCGAGTACATTTTGGAGAACTTAGAGGAAATCCCGCATCTTTCGATTAAGAACCTTGCCGGGCTGACGAAGACCAGTGACGCATCCGTTCTTCGTTTCTGTAAAACGATGGGGTATAAAGGTTACCGGAACTTTATTGTAAGCATCTCAGCTTCAATTGGATCTATGGATGATGATGAGAAGAACCAGTACACCGATATACAACCAGGGGATGATCTATCCGTCATTATCTCTAATATTTCTCGCAATAATAGTAAATCTATTGAGGACACGCTCAGTGTTATTGATAAAAATGAAATAGCCCGTGCTGTAAAAGTCCTGCGTGAAAGCAACCGTATTGCATTTTTCGGAATCGGTGCTTCCGGTCTGGTCGGTATCGATGCGGAGCAGAAATTTTCACGGATTAACAAGATGTGCCATACCTACACGGACGGGCACAGCCAACTCACGGCAGCTACACTGCTGGACAAAAGTGATGTGGCCATCTTTATATCGAATTCCGGCAGTACGACGGAAATTCTCGATTCACTCGAAATAGCCAAAAAGAATGGCGCATGCATTATTGCCATTACCAAATATAATAAAAGCGAGTTAGCAGATAAGGCGAATATTGTCTTGAGCATCTCTACACCAGAGGTAACTATCAGAAGCGGTGCCATGGGATCGCGAATTGCCATGCTGACGGTAATTGATATTCTTTTTGCTGGTGTAGCCAGTGCGGAATACAAGAAAGTGAAGAAATATTTAGCTAAAACGCACGATATTATCGCCAGCAGTAAACATCGCAAATAA
- a CDS encoding ABC transporter substrate-binding protein: protein MKRKMPVLASVVALTMALTACGGTSGTKATTTPAGTPAPAATAGASTAKDTITALLPPVSPNYQKTFEQMSKDFTALYPNLTLKIEPASWEDMKQKLDTQVNAGSPPDIAFGGSDGIPKYLQQGLLMDITDSATPEMINDYEKAPLEYMKNGKGLYGFPAYMEVHALGGNKAYLEKAGIDWKKVQTSGWTYDEFRQAIKKGLVTENGKTRYGFVFAVKGVAAVDYLGIMAKNAGMPHAFNKDLKYAYTSKNYLGLLKDLRALIDDGSMPKELSSVDAGKRWNMFLTGQTMITGKGLAVFENSAKTNNAKLKAADASAVKDSIPVDYVVLPAPTFQGAKPSFATVVDGYMTFRGKKEPTAEHKANVVKAAYFLASGKNAAATNSDLFSAHITQSGKKAAESMKIDRSPENIAAVDYMLKNATPARSDIPTELGAKAIKLETEVIVPKFQGLIAGEITPEAMYEAVKTAAIAAFGADGVVKD from the coding sequence ATGAAAAGAAAAATGCCCGTATTAGCATCTGTTGTAGCTTTAACCATGGCTTTAACAGCTTGTGGTGGTACTTCCGGCACGAAAGCAACAACTACACCAGCAGGCACGCCTGCTCCAGCGGCTACTGCCGGCGCCTCAACAGCTAAAGACACCATTACAGCTTTGCTGCCGCCAGTTTCACCAAACTACCAAAAGACTTTCGAACAAATGTCCAAAGACTTTACGGCATTGTATCCGAATCTGACTTTGAAAATCGAACCGGCAAGCTGGGAAGATATGAAGCAGAAATTGGATACGCAAGTGAATGCGGGCAGCCCGCCAGATATTGCTTTCGGAGGCTCTGATGGCATCCCTAAGTATCTGCAGCAAGGTTTGCTCATGGACATCACGGATTCAGCTACTCCTGAGATGATTAACGATTATGAGAAAGCTCCGCTTGAATACATGAAGAACGGCAAAGGACTTTACGGCTTCCCGGCGTACATGGAAGTTCATGCACTTGGCGGCAACAAAGCGTACCTGGAAAAGGCCGGCATCGATTGGAAGAAAGTACAAACGAGCGGCTGGACATATGATGAATTCCGTCAAGCAATCAAAAAAGGCCTCGTAACTGAAAACGGCAAAACACGCTATGGTTTCGTGTTCGCTGTTAAAGGCGTTGCAGCCGTTGACTACTTGGGTATCATGGCTAAAAATGCGGGCATGCCTCATGCGTTTAATAAAGATTTGAAATATGCGTACACTAGCAAAAATTACCTAGGTCTTCTGAAAGATCTTCGTGCGTTGATCGATGACGGCTCCATGCCGAAAGAGCTTAGCTCTGTAGATGCTGGTAAGCGTTGGAACATGTTCCTGACAGGCCAAACGATGATCACAGGTAAAGGTCTAGCCGTATTTGAGAATTCCGCTAAAACCAATAACGCAAAGCTTAAAGCAGCTGATGCAAGTGCTGTAAAAGATTCCATCCCGGTTGATTATGTGGTATTGCCGGCCCCTACTTTCCAAGGAGCAAAACCATCATTCGCTACTGTCGTTGACGGTTACATGACGTTCCGCGGTAAAAAGGAACCTACGGCTGAGCACAAAGCGAATGTCGTAAAAGCTGCTTACTTCTTAGCTAGCGGTAAAAATGCTGCAGCAACAAACAGTGATCTGTTCTCTGCTCACATTACGCAAAGCGGTAAAAAAGCGGCTGAAAGCATGAAAATTGACAGAAGCCCTGAGAACATCGCTGCTGTTGACTACATGCTGAAAAATGCAACACCGGCTCGTTCGGATATCCCGACAGAACTGGGTGCTAAAGCGATTAAATTGGAAACTGAAGTTATCGTGCCTAAGTTCCAAGGTTTGATCGCAGGTGAAATTACTCCTGAAGCGATGTATGAAGCTGTGAAAACCGCTGCGATTGCCGCATTTGGCGCAGACGGCGTTGTGAAAGATTAA
- a CDS encoding GNAT family N-acetyltransferase translates to MIVSWDQQYRQAVIDLWNEEAVKEGYKELTEQTFELIFTANTYFDSQNAFVLLEQNEVKGFACGCTGDDLPLGEVAGYITCIVLADDFQTDENYQGMLDALERRFQQLGKKQGDVLFFNPMLLPWYIPGTPKHEHNNAPGVPIESKLYTFLLQAGYVERAKECAMYLKLDSFTIPGDIRAKESKAAVDGYTVELFDPKKHDGVDEMLNGFNNLLWQREIGQSTAEGVPVVIAAYKGKVIGFAGPVIRQDNGRGYFAGIGVIPEHEGHGLGSILFFKLCEAFRSIGTEYMSLYTGSSNPAIRIYEKAGFTTVKQFSVMRREFV, encoded by the coding sequence ATGATTGTGTCATGGGATCAACAATATCGTCAGGCGGTTATTGACTTATGGAATGAAGAAGCCGTGAAAGAAGGCTACAAGGAGCTTACCGAACAAACCTTTGAGCTTATCTTCACGGCCAACACTTATTTTGATAGTCAAAATGCTTTTGTGTTACTGGAACAAAATGAAGTCAAAGGCTTTGCCTGCGGCTGCACAGGGGATGATCTGCCGCTTGGGGAAGTGGCGGGATACATCACCTGCATTGTTTTAGCCGATGATTTCCAAACAGATGAGAATTATCAAGGCATGCTAGATGCTTTGGAGCGCCGCTTTCAGCAGTTGGGAAAAAAACAAGGTGATGTCTTATTTTTTAATCCGATGTTATTGCCGTGGTATATACCGGGGACACCGAAGCATGAGCATAACAATGCGCCTGGCGTGCCGATTGAAAGTAAATTGTATACGTTTTTGCTGCAGGCAGGGTATGTGGAACGCGCTAAAGAGTGCGCCATGTATTTGAAGCTGGACAGTTTCACCATACCAGGGGATATCAGAGCCAAGGAAAGCAAGGCGGCAGTCGATGGCTACACGGTGGAATTGTTCGACCCGAAAAAGCATGACGGCGTGGATGAAATGCTGAATGGATTTAATAATCTTTTATGGCAGAGGGAAATCGGGCAAAGCACGGCAGAGGGTGTGCCAGTGGTGATTGCTGCATATAAAGGCAAGGTAATCGGATTTGCAGGTCCGGTCATTCGTCAAGACAACGGCCGGGGCTATTTCGCCGGAATCGGTGTCATTCCCGAGCATGAGGGACACGGTCTGGGCAGCATCCTTTTCTTTAAGCTGTGTGAAGCTTTTCGTTCAATCGGGACCGAATACATGTCGCTTTATACGGGCAGTTCGAATCCGGCTATCCGCATCTATGAGAAGGCAGGCTTTACAACCGTCAAACAATTTTCTGTCATGAGAAGGGAGTTTGTGTGA